A stretch of the Uranotaenia lowii strain MFRU-FL chromosome 3, ASM2978415v1, whole genome shotgun sequence genome encodes the following:
- the LOC129753256 gene encoding uncharacterized protein LOC129753256 → MAESVPPWGSLPGPPRNSNQRSLPIWMDPQRIHGDVQFLLMKPANANTKLPSNPFIIAKSIDAAAGRIDGANAIDAGKNYLLRVRNPKQSEKLQQLNKLIDGTPVTVQIHPTLNTCQCVVTCREVSDLSDDDLAKALEDEGVIKAYRFVKKFQGKSFPSDSIVLTIRGTAPPTHIRFGYLRIATRPYYSRPMLCQNCGNFGHTKAKCTNETICQVCGESPSHTDCTNQPHCNNCGGPHPTTNRSCPINKQEQEIIRIRTDLGISHSEATRQFKSRMEAAKNSTLQLRLNKAQSIPDDKDRKIQQLERQIAELGKINSQETIFKLEKQVTELIEQNSKLVARIMAMKKEQNPVVDEEDDDDTLTETCSNPLMDTSFEINNPHTTPKRGRTNTPPDDNPDLDDNCPTMKKMNMNRNTPSPPIETNDQTRYPQQPIPSTTQNPAPSYHPSSRR, encoded by the coding sequence ATGGCGGAAAGTGTTCCGCCGTGGGGCAGCCTTCCAGGCCCTCCCAGAAACTCAAATCAAAGGTCCCTCCCAATCTGGATGGACCCGCAAAGAATTCACGGTGACGTTCAGTTTCTGTTGATGAAACCCGCAAATGCCAATACCAAGCTTCCATCCAACCCATTCATCATTGCGAAATCCATCGATGCTGCCGCTGGTAGAATTGATGGCGCAAATGCTATTGACGCAGGGAAGAATTACCTATTACGAGTCCGAAACCCCAAACAGTCGGAAAAACTCCAGCAACTCAATAAACTAATCGACGGGACACCTGTTACCGTACAAATCCACCCCACGTTAAATACCTGCCAATGTGTGGTGACCTGCCGAGAAGTGTCGGATCTATCCGATGACGATCTTGCAAAGGCGCTGGAAGACGAGGGCGTTATAAAAGCCTAccgttttgtgaaaaaattccaaGGAAAATCTTTTCCGTCGGACTCCATCGTGCTGACCATAAGAGGAACCGCTCCACCCACCCATATTCGCTTCGGTTATCTGCGAATCGCAACTAGACCGTACTACTCCCGTCCTATGCTCTGCCAGAACTGCGGCAACTTCGGCCATACCAAAGCCAAATGCACAAACGAAACAATCTGCCAGGTCTGCGGGGAAAGTCCTTCGCACACCGATTGCACCAACCAACCTCACTGCAATAACTGTGGTGGCCCCCATCCAACAACAAACCGCAGCTGTCCAATCAACAAACAGGAGCAGGAAATAATTCGTATTAGGACCGACCTTGGTATCAGCCATTCAGAAGCCACCAGACAGTTCAAGTCCCGAATGGAAGCAGCCAAAAATTCTACATTACAACTTCGCCTGAATAAAGCTCAATCAATTCCGGATGACAAAGACCGCAAGATACAACAACTCGAAAGACAAATAGCCGAGCTCGGAAAGATAAACTCCCAAGAAACCATCTTCAAACTCGAAAAGCAGGTCACCGAATTGATAGAACAGAACTCCAAGCTGGTAGCCCGTATCATGGCCATGAAGAAGGAACAAAACCCCGTAGTAGATGAGGAAGACGATGATGACACACTTACTGAAACCTGCAGCAACCCATTAATGGACACTTCATTTGAAATCAACAATCCACATACAACTCCAAAACGCGGCCGAACGAACACACCTCCTGATGACAACCCAGACCTGGATGATAACTGTCCAACAATGAAGAAAATGAATATGAACCGAAATACACCTTCTCCACCCATCGAGACCAACGATCAAACCAGGTATCCCCAACAGCCAATTCCATCTACAACACAAAACCCCGCCCCCTCTTACCACCCATCATCACGTCGGTAA